One stretch of Shewanella sp. Arc9-LZ DNA includes these proteins:
- a CDS encoding patatin-like phospholipase family protein — protein MLEIYAGETALKSIQQQGFSPDLFSSFLGASGGPKWFTLLGLDKYLFGEFFKGRQQPLNLIGSSAGAFRAACFAQNDPVAAIERLAKNYSETVYSNDTKPQPDEITAKAVELLDELFGDSGADEIINNTVFKAHFIVAKCKGLVASENKLLQGAGLFNSFIRNTISRPLLNSQYERYIFQHRQSDLAIYDPDNIATTSMALSQRNIKAALLASGSIPMVMQGIKDIADCPQGMYRDGGIIDYHFDFNIQNEGLTLYPHFSSTLKPGWFDKNLSRKVRVQHYDKTVLLCPSAEFVASLPFSKIPDRGDFVEMKPTQRLEYWQQVFVESEKLAEHFKHFYQQQNIHSIKSIEQLLA, from the coding sequence ATGTTAGAAATATACGCTGGTGAAACGGCTTTAAAATCGATACAACAACAGGGTTTTTCTCCAGATTTATTCAGTTCTTTCCTTGGTGCAAGTGGTGGACCTAAATGGTTCACCTTGCTGGGGTTAGACAAATACCTTTTTGGGGAATTCTTTAAAGGCAGACAACAACCTTTAAACCTGATTGGTTCAAGTGCCGGTGCATTTCGCGCCGCGTGCTTTGCCCAAAATGACCCTGTCGCGGCGATAGAACGCTTAGCCAAAAATTACAGTGAAACCGTTTATTCTAATGACACTAAACCGCAACCGGATGAAATTACAGCTAAAGCAGTTGAATTACTCGATGAATTATTTGGTGATAGCGGTGCGGATGAGATTATCAATAACACAGTCTTTAAAGCCCATTTTATTGTGGCCAAATGTAAAGGGCTGGTCGCTTCAGAAAATAAACTGCTGCAAGGGGCTGGCTTATTTAACAGTTTTATTAGAAATACCATCAGCAGGCCACTGCTTAACAGTCAGTACGAACGCTACATCTTTCAACATCGCCAAAGCGATTTGGCGATTTATGATCCTGACAATATCGCCACAACGTCTATGGCATTAAGCCAGCGTAATATCAAAGCAGCGCTATTAGCGTCTGGCTCGATTCCTATGGTGATGCAAGGCATAAAAGACATTGCTGATTGCCCTCAAGGTATGTACCGAGATGGTGGAATTATTGACTATCATTTTGATTTTAATATTCAAAATGAAGGCTTAACTCTGTATCCACATTTCAGCTCGACATTAAAGCCGGGTTGGTTTGATAAAAACCTGTCTCGCAAAGTGCGTGTACAACACTACGACAAAACTGTGCTCCTATGTCCATCCGCTGAATTTGTCGCATCATTGCCGTTTAGCAAAATCCCCGACCGTGGTGATTTTGTCGAAATGAAACCGACGCAGCGCTTAGAGTATTGGCAGCAGGTGTTTGTGGAAAGTGAAAAGCTAGCCGAGCATTTTAAACATTTTTATCAACAGCAAAATATTCACAGCATTAAAAGTATTGAGCAGTTACTGGCTTAA